AAAAACATTCATCCTGGTTTATCTCATATACGATGCCCATGATGGTTTCATTTTTCCACTGCAACGCCACGCTAATGGAAAAAATGGGTAAAGAATGAAGGAAGTTGGTGGTTCCATCCAATGGATCGATGATCCATCGTAAATCTCCTCGCTGGGTTTTGACGGTTTCCTCTTCCGTTAGAAAAACGGCTTCGGGCAGCAGTTCACCCAGGCCTTTTACCAGGAGTTCTTCTGCTGTCTTGTCCACATAACTCACCAGGCTATTCAGGCTTTTGGTTTCTATTTCTCCGCGAGTAACCTTGCCTTTTTCTCCGCGAATAAATTCTCCAACGCGAAGGATGATTTCCTGGCTGTCTGAACACAAAGTTTTTAAATTGATATGATCCATTTTTTTATTTATACGTTATTTTTCACGAATTTATGGTTTACCTTTAATTTCGTGTAGTAGCTTGACAATTATCTAGACAAAAACATTATTTGTTTTACGACTTTAGGGTTTATATTGGTTTCCATGGACAAAAAAGAATACATTCTTCAAAAACAATTCAGGATCACCTCCAGGGATGCGGATTTTAAATGCGATCTAAGGTTGAGCTCTTTGATTAATTTATACATACAGGCGGCGTGGCAACATGCTGAAATCCTTGGTTTTGGGTATGGCCATTTGAATGAGCAACAATTAGGTTGGGCGCTTTCCAGGCTTAAAATAAAAATAATAAAATTGCCCTCATGGCCCGGGACCATTGTGGTGAATACATGGCCCAAAGGATTGAATCGGCTATTTTATATGCGTGACGCGGATTTTTTGGATGGACAAGGAAATCCGTTTGCTTCTGTCACCTCCGGGTGGCTGGTTTTTGATATGAATACCAGGCGACCAAAACTACTGGATGCCAAACCTGCCTCCTTATTTCATAATGAAGACCGCCATGCCATCGATGAAACAATCCCCGCTCTAAAATTTGATGGTGCCCCCACCAGGTCAACCCACTTTCATGTTCGTTATAACGATATCGATATGAACCAGCATCTTACGGCTATGCGGTATATCGAGTTCATGACAGATACCTATGACATTCGGTTCTTTAAAACATACCAGCCCCTGGAACTTACCGTCAATTATTTAAAAGAAATAATCTTTGGCACGGAATTAATAATGCATCGATATGAAAACGGATTCAGGCATGGTTTTGAATTGGTAAATGCCAGTGATGCCAGCGTTTGTTTCAGGGGGGAGTTGACTTTTGTGAAAGGGTGAGGTTTTTAACGCAAAGGCCAGGGATACGCCAGGGCCGCAACGAATATATTGGATGCGGAGCCCCTTTAAAATTACACATTGCGCACTTTGCGATTTACTTGCGGCCCTTTCGTTTAAATTTTTCAGGAAGCATGTAAATAAAAATACTGACTCAAATCCTGAATGGTTTCCACAATTTCTGCTTCTTCCGCCGTGAGGTAAACATCCAGCCTGTTTTCTAATGCGGCAATGAGCAACATCTTGTCCTGTGTGTCGAGGTTGAGGTCATTGCTCAGACTACTGGATGGAAAAATGTTGGAAGATTGCACATGGAGTTCCCATGAGATGAGATCAATGATCCTGTCTTCGGAGAAGTCGATCTTTTTTTCCATTATTCAAAGGTTTAAGAATGACAACAAAGCCGGGTTGAGAAAAGGTAAACCGGGCTATGTTGTTATTATTTATAGACTATTGTTTCAACGATGCCTTGGTGAACAGATCTTC
This sequence is a window from Lewinellaceae bacterium. Protein-coding genes within it:
- a CDS encoding acyl carrier protein, which codes for MEKKIDFSEDRIIDLISWELHVQSSNIFPSSSLSNDLNLDTQDKMLLIAALENRLDVYLTAEEAEIVETIQDLSQYFYLHAS